Proteins found in one Bordetella genomosp. 11 genomic segment:
- a CDS encoding glucose 1-dehydrogenase has translation MNEQLNGKIALVTGGSTGIGLAAARELAARGARVFITGRRQAELDAAVALIGPAATAIRADASVLSDLDAVYAQIARTAGKLDILFANAGGGDMMPLGAITEEHFDRIFGTNVRGVLFTVQKALPLLTDGASVILTSSVTSVKGTASFSVYSASKAAVRNFARSWALDLKDRGIRVNAVSPGPIRTPGLGGLVPDDARQGLYDALAAQVPLGRLGEPEEIGKAVAFLASDSASYINGTELFVDGGMAQV, from the coding sequence ATGAACGAACAACTGAATGGCAAGATTGCCCTGGTCACGGGCGGCAGCACCGGCATCGGCCTGGCGGCCGCCCGCGAATTGGCGGCGCGCGGCGCGCGCGTCTTCATCACGGGCCGGCGTCAGGCGGAGCTGGATGCCGCCGTGGCGCTGATCGGCCCCGCCGCGACGGCGATCCGCGCGGATGCGTCGGTGCTGTCGGACCTGGACGCCGTGTACGCGCAGATCGCCAGGACGGCCGGCAAGCTGGACATCCTGTTCGCCAACGCGGGCGGCGGGGACATGATGCCGCTGGGCGCGATCACGGAGGAGCATTTCGACCGCATCTTCGGTACCAATGTGCGCGGCGTGCTGTTCACCGTGCAAAAGGCCTTGCCCCTGCTGACGGATGGCGCTTCGGTGATCCTGACCTCGTCGGTGACGTCGGTAAAGGGAACCGCCAGTTTCAGCGTCTACAGCGCGAGCAAGGCGGCGGTGCGCAATTTCGCGCGCTCATGGGCACTGGACCTGAAGGACCGCGGCATCCGCGTCAACGCGGTCAGCCCCGGGCCGATCCGTACGCCGGGCCTGGGCGGCCTGGTGCCGGACGATGCCCGCCAGGGCCTGTATGACGCGCTGGCCGCGCAGGTGCCGCTGGGCCGCCTTGGCGAGCCGGAGGAAATCGGCAAGGCCGTGGCCTTCCTGGCTTCCGATTCGGCCAGCTATATCAATGGCACCGAGCTGTTCGTCGACGGCGGCATGGCCCAGGTCTGA
- the argE gene encoding acetylornithine deacetylase, with protein sequence MTQPSPSTSVALLRELIAFPSVTMTPNADLMARVQELLQDAGIASMIVADPQDPSRCNLFASVGPESEPGVMLSGHTDVVPASGQPWTVPPFEATEREGRIYGRGSSDMKGFVACAVMAMIHASGRPLKRPLQLALSFDEEIGCVGVRHLIRALADMQPAPSLCLVGEPTLMKIGTGHKGKAAYRALCCGQAGHSGLAPRFVNAIHTAADLVGALRDVQEELAANGPREAGYAIPYSTVHAGTIRGGTALNIVPEECAVDFEIRAVAQDDPAHILERVLERTGSRMRDARALPDAAPPEVHLVNAYPGLSTPEDSPAVRLLASLLPPDTPTTKVAFGTEGGLFRQQWNDTTVLVCGPGSIEVAHKADEYVEVSQIEACDRMLARLVDHLCQ encoded by the coding sequence ATGACCCAGCCTTCGCCCTCCACCAGCGTCGCACTGTTGCGCGAACTGATCGCCTTCCCCTCGGTCACGATGACGCCCAATGCCGATCTGATGGCACGTGTACAGGAGTTGCTGCAGGACGCGGGCATCGCATCCATGATCGTCGCCGACCCCCAGGACCCCAGCCGATGCAATCTGTTCGCGTCCGTGGGACCGGAGAGCGAACCCGGCGTAATGCTATCGGGCCACACCGATGTCGTGCCCGCCAGCGGCCAGCCATGGACCGTCCCGCCGTTCGAAGCGACCGAACGGGAGGGCCGCATCTATGGCCGCGGCAGTTCGGATATGAAAGGCTTCGTGGCATGCGCGGTGATGGCCATGATCCATGCGTCCGGACGCCCGCTCAAACGGCCGCTGCAACTGGCGCTGTCGTTCGACGAGGAAATCGGCTGCGTCGGCGTACGGCACCTGATCCGCGCGCTGGCCGACATGCAGCCCGCGCCCTCGCTCTGCCTGGTCGGAGAGCCGACGCTCATGAAAATCGGCACGGGCCACAAGGGCAAGGCCGCCTACCGCGCCTTGTGCTGCGGCCAGGCCGGCCATTCCGGACTGGCGCCCCGCTTCGTGAACGCCATACACACCGCGGCCGATCTCGTCGGCGCGCTGCGAGACGTGCAGGAGGAGCTCGCCGCGAACGGCCCGCGCGAAGCCGGATACGCCATTCCGTACTCCACGGTTCATGCCGGCACCATACGCGGAGGCACCGCGCTGAACATCGTCCCCGAAGAATGCGCGGTGGACTTCGAGATCCGCGCCGTTGCCCAGGACGACCCCGCGCATATCCTCGAACGCGTGCTGGAACGGACTGGATCGCGCATGCGTGACGCCAGGGCATTGCCGGACGCCGCGCCGCCCGAAGTCCATCTGGTCAATGCCTATCCGGGACTGTCCACGCCAGAGGACTCGCCCGCCGTGCGGTTGCTCGCTTCGCTGCTGCCGCCGGACACCCCCACCACCAAGGTTGCCTTCGGCACCGAAGGCGGGCTTTTCCGGCAACAGTGGAACGACACGACCGTGCTGGTCTGCGGGCCGGGCAGCATCGAAGTGGCCCACAAGGCCGACGAGTACGTGGAAGTGTCGCAGATCGAGGCTTGCGACCGCATGCTGGCGCGGCTTGTGGACCATCTTTGCCAGTAG
- a CDS encoding LysR substrate-binding domain-containing protein: MLNRISLRQMEYFVATAKHGSIASASAQIHISPPSISAAIAHIETELGVQLFVRHPSKGLALTILGTEVMQECEDLLERASRLYGIASVSSDTIQGVLRVGCFQSLAAMIAPEVIFGFSRAFQKVELHMVEGDQQELIGKLHTLDVDVAITYDLQLGEEIQFETLAHLPPHVLVSELHPLAQQIAVTLDELAQQPLVLLDLPMSREYFMSLFAKAGLEPNVVARSRSEDVVRSMAANGIGYALFNVRPRSTQSLDGKRLVRLRLAGEHRPMLLGMATYKPMKPSRLAQAFVQRCRAYISDQYIPGMSAASFFDPYISGTAEDQAP; the protein is encoded by the coding sequence ATGCTCAATCGCATTTCCCTGCGGCAGATGGAGTACTTCGTAGCTACCGCCAAACACGGCAGTATCGCGTCGGCCTCCGCCCAGATCCATATTTCCCCGCCTTCCATTTCGGCCGCCATCGCCCACATCGAAACCGAGCTGGGCGTGCAATTGTTCGTACGGCATCCGTCCAAGGGTCTCGCGCTGACCATCCTGGGGACGGAAGTGATGCAGGAATGCGAAGACCTGCTCGAACGCGCGTCCCGGCTGTATGGGATCGCGTCCGTATCGAGCGACACCATCCAGGGCGTGCTGCGCGTGGGCTGCTTCCAGTCGCTCGCGGCGATGATCGCGCCGGAGGTCATCTTCGGTTTTTCGCGGGCGTTCCAGAAAGTCGAACTGCACATGGTCGAGGGCGACCAGCAGGAACTCATCGGCAAGCTGCATACGCTGGACGTCGACGTCGCCATCACCTACGACCTGCAGCTGGGCGAAGAGATCCAATTCGAGACACTGGCCCATCTGCCGCCCCATGTGCTGGTAAGCGAGCTGCACCCGCTCGCCCAGCAGATCGCCGTGACGCTGGACGAACTGGCCCAGCAGCCCCTGGTGCTGCTGGATCTTCCCATGAGCAGGGAGTACTTCATGTCGCTGTTCGCCAAGGCCGGCCTGGAGCCCAATGTCGTGGCGCGCTCGCGGTCCGAGGACGTCGTACGGTCCATGGCCGCCAACGGCATAGGCTATGCGCTTTTCAATGTGCGCCCGCGCTCGACCCAATCCCTGGATGGCAAGCGGCTCGTGCGGCTGCGCCTGGCCGGCGAACACCGCCCCATGCTGCTGGGGATGGCCACCTACAAGCCCATGAAACCCTCCCGCCTGGCACAGGCCTTCGTGCAGCGCTGCCGCGCCTATATCTCGGACCAGTACATCCCGGGCATGAGCGCCGCCAGCTTCTTCGATCCTTATATCTCCGGCACCGCAGAGGACCAGGCCCCATGA
- a CDS encoding DUF1028 domain-containing protein, with protein sequence MTFSIVARCPASGQFGAAVSSSSPAVAARCIRARAGVGAAASQNITDPALGPLALDAMAAGQTPEQALAGLRQRPYIEYRQLMAIDGSHPPAIYTGSSALGTLASAAGRDAACAGNMLASLDVPAAMLAAFEQARGTLAERLMQALLAGQAAGGEAGPVHSAGLLVYADLDWPIVDLRMDWVETGPVEALYEAWKVYEPQVEDYITRARDPRAAPSFGVPGDL encoded by the coding sequence ATGACTTTCTCGATCGTCGCCCGCTGCCCGGCATCCGGCCAGTTCGGCGCCGCGGTTTCCTCCTCTTCGCCCGCCGTCGCCGCGCGCTGCATCCGTGCCCGCGCCGGTGTCGGGGCGGCGGCCAGCCAGAACATCACCGATCCCGCCCTGGGCCCGCTGGCGCTGGATGCGATGGCCGCCGGCCAGACGCCCGAACAGGCGCTCGCCGGCCTGCGCCAGCGCCCATATATCGAGTACCGGCAGCTCATGGCCATCGACGGCAGCCACCCGCCGGCCATCTACACGGGCAGCAGCGCGCTGGGCACGCTGGCGAGCGCGGCCGGCCGGGATGCCGCCTGCGCCGGCAATATGCTGGCGTCGCTCGACGTCCCCGCCGCCATGCTGGCGGCATTCGAGCAGGCGCGGGGCACGCTGGCCGAACGCCTGATGCAGGCCCTGCTGGCGGGACAGGCCGCGGGCGGCGAGGCGGGGCCGGTTCATTCCGCCGGGCTGCTGGTCTATGCCGACCTGGACTGGCCCATCGTCGACCTGCGCATGGACTGGGTGGAAACAGGTCCGGTGGAAGCACTGTACGAGGCCTGGAAGGTATACGAACCCCAGGTAGAGGACTACATCACGCGCGCGCGCGATCCGCGCGCGGCGCCCAGTTTCGGTGTGCCCGGCGATCTCTGA
- a CDS encoding RidA family protein — MKHTRIRTFNTKATYPEQNLDNDLCQAVVARGSTVFLRGQIGQNLDTSESVCIGDAAGQAEQAMANIAMLLKEAGGELEHICKITIYIIDPRYREAVYRVVGRWLKGVFPVSTGIVVSALARPEWLVEIDATAVIPD, encoded by the coding sequence ATGAAACACACCCGCATCCGCACCTTCAATACCAAGGCGACCTATCCCGAGCAGAACCTGGACAACGATCTGTGCCAGGCCGTGGTGGCCCGGGGCAGCACCGTGTTCCTGCGCGGGCAGATCGGCCAGAACCTGGACACCTCCGAAAGCGTGTGTATCGGCGACGCCGCGGGCCAGGCCGAACAGGCCATGGCGAATATCGCCATGCTGCTGAAGGAAGCCGGCGGAGAGCTCGAACATATCTGCAAGATCACCATCTACATCATCGACCCGCGCTATCGCGAAGCGGTCTACCGCGTGGTCGGACGCTGGCTCAAGGGCGTCTTTCCGGTTTCCACCGGCATTGTGGTGTCGGCCCTGGCCCGCCCGGAGTGGCTGGTGGAAATCGACGCGACCGCCGTCATTCCCGACTGA
- a CDS encoding ABC transporter substrate-binding protein, with protein sequence MVRKLISAGILASAMFATVACAEDALVISTWGGSFRDLIDENIGKEFTRQTGVPVKYITGGTIDRLNKAKLATKPESDITFTTSHIGWLYVNAGLYEKLDTSKLPNYSHLVDRAKISPYHIGSWAYVYTIGYRPDLVPPGIKFDSWNDLWNPALKGKISAPDFDPSHIITVAAMLSGGDAATWQKGEEKLKALKPNFKAFYTNDANSQQLIATGETPVQVLLSMNAYYMIGQGVPIKVVIPKEGTVLGVDTMGIMKGSTKVDLAYKFMNIALSPEVQAKIVAYKKASPVVDNAKVSAEDAALPGVFTTKQQWDTQAIVIDDKLRAEKTAEWRKWFTENIMN encoded by the coding sequence ATGGTTCGAAAGCTTATATCGGCGGGGATCCTCGCCAGCGCGATGTTCGCCACCGTGGCGTGCGCGGAGGACGCCTTGGTCATCAGCACCTGGGGCGGCAGCTTCCGGGATCTGATCGACGAGAACATCGGCAAGGAATTCACGCGCCAGACGGGCGTGCCGGTCAAGTACATCACCGGTGGCACGATAGACCGGCTGAACAAGGCCAAGCTGGCCACCAAGCCCGAAAGCGATATTACGTTCACCACCTCGCACATCGGCTGGCTTTACGTCAATGCCGGCCTGTACGAAAAGCTGGATACGAGCAAGCTGCCGAACTATTCGCATCTGGTCGACCGCGCGAAGATCAGCCCGTATCACATCGGCAGCTGGGCCTATGTGTACACCATCGGCTACCGTCCTGACCTGGTGCCGCCGGGCATCAAGTTCGATAGCTGGAACGACCTGTGGAACCCGGCGCTCAAGGGCAAGATTTCCGCGCCGGACTTCGACCCCAGCCACATCATCACCGTCGCCGCGATGCTGTCCGGCGGCGATGCGGCCACGTGGCAAAAGGGCGAGGAAAAGCTCAAGGCGCTGAAGCCCAATTTCAAGGCCTTCTACACCAACGACGCGAATAGCCAGCAACTGATCGCCACCGGGGAAACGCCCGTGCAGGTCCTGCTCTCCATGAACGCGTACTACATGATCGGGCAGGGCGTTCCCATCAAGGTCGTCATCCCGAAAGAGGGCACCGTGCTGGGCGTGGACACCATGGGCATCATGAAGGGCAGCACCAAGGTAGACCTGGCGTACAAGTTCATGAACATCGCCCTGTCGCCCGAGGTCCAGGCCAAGATCGTCGCCTACAAAAAAGCCAGCCCGGTGGTGGATAACGCCAAGGTCTCGGCCGAGGACGCCGCCTTGCCGGGCGTGTTCACCACCAAGCAGCAATGGGATACCCAGGCCATCGTCATCGACGACAAGCTGCGCGCGGAAAAGACCGCCGAGTGGCGCAAGTGGTTCACCGAGAACATCATGAACTGA
- a CDS encoding ABC transporter permease codes for MESRSGLRGWLISPAGFIALCICAALITVFQYSLRAFVPGSMDVGGLTLANFTGLDKPIYLEAFANTFLLSLETTVCSLLAAYPLAYALVRVRNRFLKSFILIVSITPLFLGEIVRTYSWIIVLGSNGFINTVLRKLGVLDQPLNLMFTHVGVLVALVHVTIPVVVLMLATAISHIDRDYEKAAQSLGSGPVRTFLTVTLPLSMPGILASITTSFAWTFSAFATPQMIGGGRVPTISTLVYQLGFSSMNFPLAASLSVAGLALTVVSLLLLGRVTRRLKSTTDH; via the coding sequence ATGGAATCGCGTTCGGGGCTGAGAGGATGGCTGATATCGCCGGCGGGCTTTATCGCGCTGTGCATATGCGCCGCGCTGATAACGGTGTTCCAGTACAGCCTGCGCGCCTTCGTGCCGGGATCGATGGACGTCGGCGGCCTGACGCTGGCGAACTTCACCGGGCTGGACAAGCCGATCTATCTGGAGGCGTTCGCCAATACGTTCCTGCTGAGCCTGGAGACCACGGTCTGTTCGCTGCTGGCGGCATATCCGCTGGCCTACGCGCTGGTGCGCGTGCGCAATCGCTTCCTGAAGTCCTTCATCCTGATCGTCTCGATCACGCCGCTGTTCCTGGGCGAGATCGTCCGCACCTATTCCTGGATCATCGTCCTGGGCAGCAACGGCTTCATCAATACCGTGCTGCGCAAGCTGGGTGTGCTGGACCAGCCGCTGAACCTGATGTTCACCCATGTCGGCGTGCTGGTCGCGCTGGTGCATGTGACGATCCCGGTCGTCGTGCTCATGCTGGCCACCGCGATCTCGCACATCGACCGGGATTACGAGAAGGCCGCCCAGAGCCTGGGCAGCGGCCCGGTGCGCACCTTCCTGACGGTGACGCTGCCGCTGTCCATGCCGGGCATCCTGGCCAGTATCACCACCTCTTTCGCCTGGACTTTCAGTGCCTTCGCCACGCCGCAGATGATAGGCGGCGGGCGCGTGCCGACGATCTCCACGCTGGTGTACCAGCTTGGATTTTCTTCCATGAATTTCCCCCTGGCGGCCAGCCTGAGCGTCGCCGGCCTGGCATTGACGGTGGTTTCCCTGCTGCTGCTGGGCAGGGTGACGCGCCGGCTGAAAAGCACGACGGACCATTGA
- a CDS encoding ABC transporter permease — protein sequence MKIRNATPFWLRIGAPLLVGILLAFVLLPVVVVTLASFNDKALLSFPPAAWSWRWFDRVFTYPDFKDGFRASLVVTIWSSVLALVIGTALAIAVKRLEFPGKHALQAVLLSPLVIPHFTLGLGLLILVAQLKLDRGYAIVILCHIMLVLPFVLRSVYVSMENLDERLEHSAASLGASPVRVLFTITVPLLAPGLFGGWLFAAIMSFSEFTASLFVTTQSTQTLPVFMYNYVREFADPTLAALSVVYIAVTASVLAFANYFLGLGKILNIEETR from the coding sequence ATGAAAATACGTAACGCCACGCCGTTCTGGCTGCGCATCGGCGCGCCGCTGCTGGTGGGCATCCTGCTCGCCTTCGTGCTGCTGCCCGTGGTGGTAGTCACCCTGGCTTCCTTCAACGACAAGGCGCTGCTCAGTTTCCCGCCGGCGGCGTGGTCCTGGCGCTGGTTCGACCGGGTCTTCACGTATCCGGACTTCAAGGACGGTTTCCGCGCCAGCCTGGTCGTCACCATCTGGTCCTCGGTGCTGGCGCTGGTGATCGGCACGGCATTGGCGATCGCGGTCAAGCGATTGGAGTTCCCCGGCAAGCACGCCCTGCAGGCCGTCCTGCTCTCGCCGCTGGTGATCCCGCATTTCACGCTGGGACTGGGCCTGCTTATCCTGGTGGCGCAGCTCAAGCTGGATCGCGGTTATGCCATCGTGATCCTTTGCCACATCATGCTGGTGCTGCCCTTCGTGCTGCGCAGCGTCTACGTTTCGATGGAGAACCTGGACGAACGGCTGGAGCACAGCGCCGCAAGCCTGGGCGCGTCCCCCGTGCGCGTGCTGTTCACGATCACGGTGCCGCTGCTCGCGCCGGGGCTGTTCGGCGGCTGGCTGTTCGCAGCCATTATGTCCTTCAGCGAATTCACCGCCTCGCTATTCGTCACGACCCAGAGCACCCAGACGCTGCCCGTATTCATGTACAACTACGTGCGCGAGTTCGCGGACCCCACCTTGGCCGCCTTGTCGGTCGTCTATATCGCGGTGACGGCCAGCGTGCTGGCGTTCGCGAATTACTTCCTGGGCCTGGGGAAAATCCTCAATATCGAGGAAACCCGCTAG
- a CDS encoding 2-hydroxyacid dehydrogenase, producing MSASTTATPSGSLVFHSDFDDFATWRDALRARLPRLDIVHASEMSDRSRIHYVLAWKPPEGFFDGMANLRLIVNLGAGVDSLVGRRDLPAGVPITRITDPHMGRMMAGYVLFATLRYARDIPHFEQAQRRGEWAYRHPRSPEDVRVAVLGLGELGAYAARELSRQGLTVLGWSRSPRQIEGVQCHSGMDALDSVLSQADIVVLMLPLTPQTRGLLDRQRLQRLPRGAALINVARGALVDQAAMTDLLRSGHIGGATLDVFEREPLPADDPLWQMDNVLITPHLASVAIPASAALQIADNILRVSDNLEPANRVDAARGY from the coding sequence ATGAGCGCATCGACTACCGCGACGCCGTCAGGGTCGCTTGTATTCCACAGCGATTTCGACGACTTCGCGACCTGGCGCGACGCGCTGCGGGCGCGGCTGCCGCGGCTGGACATCGTTCACGCCAGCGAGATGTCCGACCGCTCGCGTATCCACTACGTCCTGGCCTGGAAGCCGCCCGAGGGCTTCTTCGACGGCATGGCCAATCTGCGCCTGATCGTCAATCTGGGAGCGGGCGTGGATTCTCTGGTCGGCCGCCGGGATCTTCCCGCCGGGGTGCCCATCACACGCATCACCGACCCGCACATGGGCCGGATGATGGCCGGCTATGTGCTCTTCGCCACGCTGCGCTATGCGCGCGATATCCCTCATTTCGAACAGGCGCAGCGGCGCGGCGAATGGGCGTACCGCCATCCCCGCTCCCCCGAGGACGTGCGCGTGGCCGTCCTTGGCCTGGGCGAGCTTGGCGCCTATGCCGCCCGCGAACTGAGCCGCCAGGGGCTGACCGTCCTGGGTTGGTCGCGCAGTCCGCGGCAAATCGAAGGGGTGCAATGTCACTCGGGCATGGATGCGCTGGATAGCGTGCTGTCGCAAGCCGATATCGTCGTCCTCATGCTGCCGTTGACGCCGCAAACGCGCGGCCTGCTGGACCGGCAACGCCTGCAACGGCTGCCGCGCGGCGCCGCGCTGATCAATGTGGCGCGGGGCGCGCTGGTGGACCAGGCCGCCATGACGGACCTGCTGCGCAGCGGCCATATCGGCGGCGCCACGCTGGACGTTTTCGAGCGCGAACCGCTGCCGGCCGACGACCCGCTATGGCAAATGGACAACGTACTGATCACCCCGCACCTTGCGTCCGTCGCGATCCCGGCCTCCGCCGCCCTGCAGATCGCCGACAACATCCTGCGCGTGTCCGACAATCTGGAACCGGCCAACCGGGTCGACGCCGCACGCGGCTATTGA
- a CDS encoding type II 3-dehydroquinate dehydratase, whose translation MNSPINAPAPATDADAATVWFLNGPNANLYGLDANKTYGSESFPVLRERCQKKAAELRMTLNFVQSNHEGQLVDWIQEARGVARGIIINAAGLTYSSVPILDALLSFSGRIIEVHMSNIWRRESFRHHSYISKAADGVIAGLGAEGYELAIEAMARLIRRAD comes from the coding sequence GTGAACAGCCCCATCAATGCCCCCGCCCCCGCCACCGACGCCGACGCCGCGACGGTCTGGTTCCTGAACGGCCCCAACGCCAATCTCTACGGCCTGGACGCGAACAAGACATACGGTTCGGAAAGTTTCCCCGTCCTGCGCGAGCGCTGCCAGAAGAAGGCCGCCGAACTGCGGATGACGCTGAATTTCGTCCAGTCCAACCACGAAGGCCAGCTGGTCGACTGGATCCAGGAAGCGCGCGGCGTGGCGCGCGGCATCATTATCAACGCGGCGGGCCTGACGTATTCCTCCGTGCCCATCCTGGATGCGCTGCTGTCCTTCTCCGGCCGCATCATCGAAGTGCACATGAGCAATATCTGGCGACGCGAGAGCTTTCGCCATCATTCCTATATTTCCAAGGCGGCCGACGGCGTCATCGCCGGGCTGGGCGCCGAAGGCTACGAACTGGCCATCGAAGCCATGGCACGCCTGATCCGCCGGGCCGATTGA